One window of Halopelagius longus genomic DNA carries:
- a CDS encoding ArsA family ATPase, whose protein sequence is MRKFVFFGGKGGVGKTTLSAAYALKCAREGLETLVVSTDPAHSTSDVFDQQFGDDPTAVAGEENLHAMEVDPDTEVERHLMETKRAMGDQVSSAMVNEIDRQIEMAHQTPGAYESALMDRFIEVMRESEEFDRVVFDTSPTGGTLRLLSLPDLLEGWIDRLAHKRERSIDLYEKAAIGNNEPRRVMDGDPILARLRTRKERFEFAGEALRERAAFFLVVNPDELSVRETRRAVEQLDSYGLDVRGLAVNRLTPEPEPHEEGRGARFLRDRVETERKRLRELREEFDEPVVAEIATRVAEVKGDFLGEVAEELDIGVAPEADA, encoded by the coding sequence ATGCGAAAGTTCGTCTTCTTCGGCGGCAAGGGGGGCGTCGGCAAGACGACGCTCTCCGCCGCGTACGCGCTGAAGTGCGCCCGCGAGGGGTTGGAGACGCTCGTCGTCTCCACGGACCCCGCCCACAGCACCTCGGACGTGTTCGACCAGCAGTTCGGCGACGACCCGACGGCCGTCGCCGGCGAGGAGAACCTCCACGCGATGGAGGTAGACCCCGACACCGAGGTGGAACGGCATCTGATGGAGACGAAACGCGCGATGGGCGACCAGGTGAGTTCGGCGATGGTCAACGAGATAGACCGGCAGATAGAGATGGCCCACCAGACGCCCGGCGCGTACGAGTCTGCCCTCATGGACCGGTTCATCGAGGTGATGCGCGAGTCCGAGGAGTTCGACCGTGTAGTCTTCGACACCTCGCCCACCGGCGGCACCCTGCGTCTCCTCTCGCTTCCGGACCTCTTGGAGGGGTGGATAGACCGCCTCGCGCACAAGCGCGAACGCTCCATCGACCTCTACGAGAAGGCGGCCATCGGGAACAACGAACCGCGGCGCGTGATGGACGGCGACCCCATCCTCGCGCGCCTCCGGACCCGAAAGGAGCGATTCGAGTTCGCGGGCGAGGCGTTGCGCGAACGGGCGGCGTTCTTCCTCGTCGTCAACCCCGACGAACTCTCCGTCCGAGAGACGCGCCGCGCCGTCGAGCAACTGGACTCCTACGGCTTAGACGTGCGCGGACTCGCGGTCAACCGCCTCACGCCGGAACCCGAACCGCACGAGGAGGGCCGCGGGGCGCGCTTCCTCCGCGACAGGGTGGAGACGGAACGAAAACGCCTGCGGGAACTGCGCGAGGAGTTCGACGAACCGGTCGTCGCCGAGATCGCCACCCGCGTCGCGGAGGTGAAGGGCGACTTCCTCGGCGAGGTGGCCGAGGAACTCGACATCGGCGTCGCTCCCGAGGCTGACGCGTAG